CTTTATGTTCATTGTTAAAGGAGCTTACACTAACAAAAGCACAACATGAAACATTAGTccaatacaaaaaaaaaaaaaagaaaaacttttgaAACAATGAGCGGCAGCTTGACCGAGGCCCAGATTGAAGAAATCCGAGAAGCATTCAGTCTGTATGACAAGGAACGGTCCGGATGGGTTTCCGTACAACAGCTCGGCGGAGTAATGCGGGCCCTTGGAGAGAGTCTCACCGAGGCGGAGATCTACGACCTGGCCAACGAGTGTGACGTGGACTTCGGTGGACAGGTACAGTTCAAGGACTTTCTATACGTGATGAGCAAGCGGCTGGAGGAGCAGAACAGTCTGGTCTGCCTAAAGCAGGCCTTCAAGATCTTCGATCGCAACGAAGTGAACA
This genomic interval from Drosophila mauritiana strain mau12 chromosome 2R, ASM438214v1, whole genome shotgun sequence contains the following:
- the LOC117138279 gene encoding calmodulin-1, whose protein sequence is MSGSLTEAQIEEIREAFSLYDKERSGWVSVQQLGGVMRALGESLTEAEIYDLANECDVDFGGQVQFKDFLYVMSKRLEEQNSLVCLKQAFKIFDRNEVNSFTINEIRMLMTNLGEKMSEEDLRELFQDIDQDKDGKISFNDFVTAMRS